A genomic region of Kribbella sp. NBC_00382 contains the following coding sequences:
- a CDS encoding AfsR/SARP family transcriptional regulator → MNGHSAHTPARIAFRVLGPLEVDGPDGAPIDVCGGKPATMLTLLLLHRNAWVSTDQLIDAVWSDGEPPASAQRNLKTYVWQLRRALPGERIESRPGAYRVTVLPGELDADVAAGLSDEARRLLTGGSATEAAAVVERALSFWRGCPYDGLTGDASTAVDRLTELHRSLREDLADAHLALGRPADAIALLRALTDEEPLREHAWTKLITTLHQTGRRHDALSAYQRARTTLVRELGIEPGAELVMLHQQILNEEVPVVAEPMAAISSDLPARAAGFTGRAAELAAVCAAKPIDGVAVVTVDGMAGIGKTAFVLEAAHRIGLDRQLYLDLQAGAVTTIEALGRLLRRVGFADQLPVATDELAALWRRVAPRVLLVLDDVGDVAQVRALVPNAAGSVVLVSSRKRLVGLERVAAVSLRPLDRELVADEEILRVCGGHPGAVRELSDRVRDRQPWTAARLLARLSDRNERAGELANTLARFDSTYDELSEPLRRFYRLLSTTPQFDVRRAARLIDADQQEVEPMLDELLDRHLVDEPAPGRFAMHPVVRDHAHAKLLSTESELELVAPKNPRVA, encoded by the coding sequence ATGAACGGTCACTCAGCGCACACTCCGGCCCGGATCGCCTTCCGGGTGCTGGGCCCGCTCGAGGTCGACGGGCCCGACGGAGCCCCGATCGACGTCTGCGGCGGCAAGCCCGCCACGATGCTCACACTGCTCCTGCTGCACCGCAACGCGTGGGTCAGCACGGATCAGCTGATCGACGCGGTCTGGTCTGATGGCGAACCGCCTGCGTCCGCCCAGCGCAACCTGAAGACCTACGTCTGGCAGTTGCGGCGGGCCCTTCCGGGCGAACGGATCGAGAGCCGCCCAGGCGCGTACCGGGTCACCGTCCTGCCAGGCGAACTGGACGCCGACGTCGCCGCAGGCTTGTCAGACGAGGCGCGCCGCCTACTCACGGGTGGCTCGGCTACCGAAGCCGCTGCCGTAGTCGAACGCGCCCTGAGCTTCTGGCGCGGCTGCCCGTACGACGGCCTGACGGGCGACGCCTCCACCGCCGTCGACCGCCTCACCGAACTCCACCGCTCCTTGCGCGAAGACCTGGCCGACGCCCACCTGGCGCTAGGCCGTCCAGCCGACGCGATCGCCCTCCTCCGAGCCCTGACCGACGAGGAGCCCCTCCGCGAACACGCCTGGACCAAACTGATCACCACCCTCCACCAGACCGGCCGCCGCCACGACGCCCTCTCGGCGTACCAACGGGCCCGCACCACCCTGGTCCGAGAACTAGGCATCGAACCCGGCGCCGAACTGGTCATGCTCCACCAGCAAATCCTCAACGAAGAAGTTCCGGTGGTGGCCGAGCCGATGGCGGCGATCAGCTCGGATCTCCCGGCGCGTGCGGCCGGCTTCACCGGACGGGCAGCCGAACTGGCTGCTGTCTGTGCGGCCAAGCCGATCGACGGGGTTGCTGTGGTGACCGTCGACGGAATGGCGGGGATCGGTAAGACCGCGTTCGTTCTGGAAGCTGCGCACCGGATCGGTCTCGATCGTCAGCTCTACCTGGACCTGCAGGCTGGAGCGGTCACCACGATCGAGGCCTTGGGGAGGTTGCTTCGGCGGGTCGGCTTCGCCGATCAGTTGCCCGTAGCAACGGATGAGCTGGCTGCTCTGTGGCGGCGGGTGGCGCCTCGGGTTCTGTTGGTGCTGGATGACGTTGGGGATGTGGCGCAGGTGCGGGCGTTGGTGCCTAACGCGGCTGGGTCGGTGGTGTTGGTGAGTAGTCGGAAGCGGCTGGTTGGGCTTGAGCGGGTTGCTGCTGTGAGTCTGCGGCCGTTGGATCGTGAGTTGGTGGCGGACGAGGAGATTTTGCGGGTGTGTGGTGGGCATCCGGGGGCTGTTCGTGAACTGAGTGACCGGGTGCGGGATCGGCAGCCGTGGACTGCGGCACGGTTGCTTGCTCGGTTGAGTGATCGGAACGAGCGGGCTGGTGAGTTGGCCAACACGCTCGCGCGGTTCGACTCGACGTACGACGAGCTGTCGGAGCCGCTGCGCAGGTTCTATCGACTGCTGAGCACGACCCCTCAGTTCGACGTACGCCGGGCCGCGCGGCTCATCGACGCAGATCAGCAGGAGGTGGAGCCGATGCTCGACGAGCTACTCGACCGACACCTGGTGGATGAGCCGGCACCGGGCCGCTTCGCCATGCACCCAGTGGTTCGCGACCACGCCCACGCCAAGCTGCTGTCCACCGAGTCCGAGCTCGAACTGGTCGCTCCCAAGAACCCGAGGGTCGCATGA
- a CDS encoding response regulator transcription factor → MRVLVVEDDEDLRIAISAGLRTAALAVDSVGDIATADEALWVNSYDCVVFDRMLPDGDSIVYIRSRRQEGWAVPVLFLTARDSLADRVDGFEHGGDDYLVKPFAVAELTARVLSLCRRAGTGRPPVLRYADVEVDTGRREVRRAGVLLTLTAKEFSVLEYLMVRPEQAVSRSALIEHCWDAAADPMSNVVDVTIRRLRNKLRQPELIQAVRGQGYRLTTAAGDAG, encoded by the coding sequence GTGCGAGTACTGGTGGTAGAGGACGACGAGGACCTGCGGATCGCGATCTCCGCGGGCCTGCGGACGGCCGCGCTCGCGGTCGACAGTGTCGGTGACATAGCTACCGCAGACGAAGCCCTGTGGGTGAATTCCTACGACTGCGTGGTCTTCGACCGGATGCTGCCGGACGGCGATTCGATCGTCTACATCCGCAGCCGCCGGCAGGAGGGCTGGGCGGTCCCGGTGCTCTTCCTGACCGCAAGGGATAGCCTTGCCGACCGCGTGGACGGTTTCGAGCACGGCGGTGACGACTACCTGGTCAAACCGTTCGCTGTGGCCGAGCTGACCGCCCGGGTGCTGAGCCTGTGCCGCCGCGCCGGTACCGGTCGCCCGCCGGTACTCCGGTACGCCGACGTCGAGGTCGACACCGGGCGACGCGAGGTGCGCCGGGCCGGCGTACTGCTGACCCTGACTGCGAAGGAGTTCTCCGTGCTGGAGTACCTGATGGTCCGGCCCGAGCAGGCCGTGTCCCGGTCGGCACTGATCGAGCACTGCTGGGATGCGGCGGCCGACCCGATGTCGAATGTCGTCGACGTGACCATCAGGCGCCTGCGCAACAAGCTGCGGCAACCCGAGCTCATCCAGGCCGTCCGTGGCCAGGGCTACCGGCTGACCACCGCCGCTGGTGATGCCGGATGA
- a CDS encoding sensor histidine kinase encodes MRGPSAERLRRLRWRLTALFTVMNTVGLIVLAPLVLILDSGRRTDNLDNQLSVVVEPVLRLVTDSNGSLSVEGALKDRLAGLCPQYAVLPSDASGFAPAESTKKCVKMDPAVLNAFVQSAVASPGVIVADRTAADGSKVRIMAEAFKDSTSVQPIGAVVAWQRTKDQDHAHNQLVLTVLISCAVLIGAAALAGYWLSGRAIRPAMAALEQQEVLLAETAHDLRTPVAALRALAETAAQDPQQRAELLPRTVRLAGRMGDIIDGLLVRARLAAGVERLTMQPVWLDQLVAGVVEDMPPGSARISVVTAPTKVRADPALLQRAIGNLLDNAMRHGRAPGAAQAIVTVTVADGRVTVADQGPGIDPAIGEDMFERFSSGGGSSGLGLSIVRWVALSHGGDLQVYNADEGGAIFEFRIPVATDL; translated from the coding sequence ATGAGAGGCCCCTCGGCCGAGCGCCTCCGCCGGCTCCGCTGGCGTCTCACCGCGCTCTTCACCGTGATGAACACCGTCGGCCTGATCGTGCTCGCCCCACTCGTCCTGATCCTCGACTCCGGCCGCCGCACCGACAACCTCGACAACCAGTTGTCCGTCGTCGTCGAGCCCGTCCTGCGCCTGGTGACCGACAGCAATGGCAGCCTCAGCGTCGAGGGTGCCCTCAAGGACCGCCTGGCCGGGCTATGCCCGCAGTACGCCGTACTGCCGAGCGACGCGAGTGGATTCGCGCCTGCCGAAAGCACCAAGAAGTGCGTGAAGATGGACCCCGCAGTGCTGAACGCATTCGTGCAGAGCGCTGTGGCGAGCCCGGGCGTGATCGTGGCCGACCGAACCGCAGCGGACGGCTCCAAGGTCCGGATCATGGCCGAGGCCTTCAAGGACTCGACCAGTGTCCAGCCAATCGGTGCAGTAGTCGCATGGCAGCGCACCAAGGACCAGGACCACGCCCACAACCAGCTGGTACTCACCGTGCTGATCAGCTGCGCCGTCCTGATCGGTGCTGCGGCACTGGCCGGGTACTGGCTGTCTGGCCGTGCGATCCGGCCTGCGATGGCTGCACTCGAGCAGCAGGAGGTACTGCTCGCCGAGACCGCGCACGACCTCCGTACTCCGGTCGCAGCCCTTCGTGCGTTGGCGGAAACGGCTGCGCAGGACCCCCAGCAACGCGCCGAACTCCTGCCCCGAACAGTCCGCCTGGCAGGCCGAATGGGCGACATCATCGACGGCCTGCTCGTCCGTGCCCGTCTCGCGGCCGGTGTCGAACGCCTAACGATGCAACCGGTCTGGCTCGACCAGCTCGTGGCCGGCGTCGTCGAGGACATGCCACCGGGCTCGGCGCGGATCTCGGTGGTGACCGCGCCGACCAAGGTGCGTGCCGATCCGGCCTTGCTGCAAAGGGCGATCGGCAACCTTCTCGACAACGCGATGCGGCACGGCCGCGCTCCCGGCGCGGCGCAGGCGATCGTCACCGTGACGGTCGCCGACGGCCGGGTCACCGTCGCCGACCAGGGCCCGGGCATCGATCCCGCGATCGGCGAGGACATGTTCGAGCGATTCAGTAGCGGCGGCGGATCATCGGGCCTCGGGCTGTCGATCGTCCGCTGGGTCGCGCTCTCGCACGGCGGCGATCTGCAGGTCTACAACGCCGACGAGGGCGGCGCGATCTTCGAGTTCCGGATTCCGGTGGCCACCGACCTGTGA
- a CDS encoding fibronectin type III domain-containing protein, with protein sequence MKAITQLRRRFTLGHAGNVPAQAAGEPQGRRARAALAAVVAGCIVITGIAVAGAGNASPGVQFARQGQWIYNSTLGKIFHVNGSTKNVDSQVPLAGAGPGTQIVETDENFYALARGRTFQFGQSDLQVTDPVPAPPDEQPVGLSAGGAAFAVYRNAGSIARLGQRPVVDRPGVPLGPPIVTTTGTLWVHRLDNGQLCQLPIDADRLTCPAKTQLGHSGALALIGDNQVVFVDLTGRSMYAVDDSGLGKQAPLPLPALPADTVIAQNDVAGRIAIVTPEQNVLYLVDTAELTTGKAAAEPLRKTLPEGRYERMASSGQSLALLDDRSGTLVTVDREGNQKDKKQLAQPSKQAKLSPDDKSGLNRGADSRVYVANRSGEEVMVVDDTGDVTAVDTSKPEPTSPKPTQPSEHPTTTPPTHRPTQPPPSQPPTQPTEQTTQPPATQPTHRPKKPQNPRTNEPTGQPTGNPPPAKPTKPNPPAPTKPDPKPTVQASRPGAPTSVSGKAGTGSALVNWGAAANNGAVITAYQVSWSGGSKKLAGSARSTTITGLTNGTAYTFTVRATNRVGTGPGASTTRLTPDGGVPDAPGNFTVQPGSGKVTMKWTRPALHGGTLQGYDVAANVTSGGGTSKGDTATTTSWTFTGLTNGATYRVTVQAVTKDAQGRLVLGKTASRTVKVGSGGSSSGATLTASRGADTTHGGGDQACNPPGCAFIKVVGKGLKPNTAYFFQPFTTKWQPSNGGATLTTKSDGSIVLDDRFATDAPGQQVWVVATADGEQPIKSNTFTWSTP encoded by the coding sequence GTGAAGGCAATCACTCAGCTGCGTCGCCGCTTCACACTCGGTCACGCCGGAAATGTGCCCGCACAGGCCGCCGGCGAGCCGCAGGGGCGGCGTGCACGGGCTGCCCTCGCCGCCGTGGTCGCCGGCTGCATCGTGATCACCGGGATCGCCGTGGCCGGCGCCGGCAACGCCTCGCCGGGCGTGCAGTTCGCCCGGCAGGGTCAGTGGATCTACAACAGCACGCTGGGCAAGATCTTCCACGTCAACGGCTCGACCAAGAACGTCGACAGCCAGGTACCGCTGGCCGGCGCGGGTCCGGGCACGCAGATCGTCGAGACGGACGAGAACTTCTACGCCCTGGCGCGCGGCCGGACGTTCCAGTTCGGCCAATCGGACCTGCAGGTGACGGACCCAGTACCGGCCCCGCCCGACGAGCAACCCGTCGGACTCTCCGCTGGTGGCGCGGCCTTCGCGGTCTACCGCAACGCGGGCAGCATCGCGCGGTTGGGCCAGCGACCCGTCGTCGACAGGCCCGGCGTACCGCTCGGTCCGCCGATCGTCACGACCACCGGGACCCTGTGGGTGCACAGGCTCGACAATGGCCAGCTCTGCCAGTTGCCGATCGACGCCGACCGGCTCACCTGTCCCGCCAAGACCCAGCTAGGGCACAGCGGCGCACTGGCGCTCATCGGTGACAACCAGGTCGTCTTCGTGGACCTCACCGGCCGTTCCATGTACGCCGTCGACGACAGCGGACTCGGCAAGCAAGCACCGCTCCCACTCCCTGCCCTGCCTGCCGACACAGTCATCGCCCAGAACGACGTCGCCGGCCGGATCGCGATCGTCACCCCGGAACAAAACGTCCTGTACCTGGTCGACACCGCCGAACTGACCACTGGCAAGGCAGCGGCCGAGCCCCTGCGCAAGACGCTGCCCGAGGGCAGGTACGAGCGGATGGCGTCCTCCGGCCAGAGTCTCGCGTTGCTCGACGACCGCAGCGGCACCCTCGTCACCGTCGACCGCGAGGGCAACCAGAAAGACAAGAAGCAGCTCGCGCAGCCGTCGAAGCAGGCCAAGCTCTCCCCGGACGACAAGTCGGGGCTGAACCGTGGCGCCGACTCCCGCGTGTACGTGGCTAACAGGTCCGGCGAGGAGGTGATGGTCGTGGACGACACCGGCGACGTGACGGCGGTCGACACGAGCAAGCCCGAACCCACCTCGCCGAAGCCGACCCAGCCGTCCGAGCACCCGACGACCACGCCGCCCACCCACCGGCCAACCCAACCGCCGCCCAGCCAGCCGCCGACGCAGCCCACCGAACAGACGACCCAGCCGCCGGCGACCCAGCCGACGCACCGGCCGAAGAAGCCGCAGAACCCGCGGACCAACGAGCCCACCGGCCAACCGACAGGCAACCCGCCGCCCGCCAAGCCGACCAAGCCGAACCCGCCCGCCCCCACCAAGCCCGACCCGAAGCCCACCGTCCAGGCGAGCCGGCCCGGGGCCCCCACCAGCGTGTCCGGCAAGGCCGGCACGGGTTCCGCCCTGGTCAACTGGGGAGCCGCTGCGAACAACGGCGCTGTCATTACGGCGTACCAGGTGAGTTGGAGTGGTGGTAGCAAGAAGCTGGCCGGCTCGGCGCGCAGCACCACCATCACAGGCCTCACCAACGGCACGGCCTACACCTTCACCGTCCGGGCCACGAACCGAGTAGGCACCGGCCCAGGTGCCAGCACCACCCGGCTGACCCCCGACGGCGGTGTCCCGGATGCCCCCGGCAACTTCACAGTGCAGCCCGGCAGCGGCAAGGTGACGATGAAGTGGACGCGGCCTGCCCTGCACGGCGGCACCCTGCAGGGCTACGACGTGGCCGCCAACGTCACCTCGGGCGGCGGCACGAGCAAGGGCGACACGGCGACCACGACCAGCTGGACCTTCACTGGCCTGACCAACGGAGCGACGTACCGGGTCACCGTCCAGGCTGTCACCAAGGACGCTCAGGGCCGACTTGTCCTGGGCAAGACCGCCAGCCGCACCGTCAAGGTCGGCAGCGGCGGCAGTAGCTCGGGCGCGACCTTGACCGCCTCCCGTGGTGCCGACACCACCCACGGCGGTGGCGACCAGGCCTGCAACCCGCCGGGCTGTGCGTTCATCAAGGTGGTCGGCAAGGGCCTCAAGCCCAACACGGCGTACTTCTTCCAGCCGTTCACCACCAAATGGCAACCCTCGAACGGCGGCGCGACCCTCACGACCAAGTCCGACGGCAGCATCGTTCTCGACGACCGGTTCGCCACCGACGCACCCGGCCAGCAGGTCTGGGTCGTCGCCACCGCCGACGGCGAGCAGCCCATCAAGTCCAACACATTCACTTGGAGCACCCCATGA
- a CDS encoding AAA family ATPase: MSATIPPGEAYRLVADNLQKVIHGKPEVVRLALTALFAEGHLLIEDVPGLGKTTLARCIARSIDATWNRIQFTPDLLPGDITGVMVYHQGNETFEFHPGGIFANVVVADEINRGTPKTQSALLEVMAERRVTVDSITRAVPDPFLVIGTQNPIEMEGTYRLPEAQLDRFLMRIEIGYPDHDAEVRIVLGDTGRIGPDSLSPVIDVPALRNAIAAVRSVHVDPAISSYAVKLASATREHTAVRYGASPRGSIALVRAARAYAATDGRAFTTPDDVKQVAMPVLAHRLVLTPDAELSQRPPSSVVDEVLAATPAPTASVGSA, encoded by the coding sequence ATGAGCGCGACCATTCCACCCGGCGAGGCCTACCGACTGGTCGCGGACAACCTGCAGAAGGTGATCCATGGCAAGCCCGAGGTGGTCCGGCTCGCGCTGACCGCGTTGTTCGCCGAGGGACACCTGCTGATCGAGGACGTGCCCGGACTGGGCAAGACGACGCTGGCCCGCTGTATCGCGCGCAGCATCGACGCCACCTGGAACCGGATCCAGTTCACCCCGGACCTGCTGCCCGGCGACATCACCGGCGTGATGGTCTACCACCAGGGCAACGAGACGTTCGAGTTCCACCCGGGCGGCATCTTCGCCAACGTGGTGGTGGCCGACGAGATCAACCGCGGTACGCCGAAGACGCAGTCGGCCCTGCTCGAGGTGATGGCCGAGCGCCGGGTCACCGTCGACTCGATCACCCGCGCGGTGCCGGACCCGTTCCTGGTGATCGGCACCCAGAACCCGATCGAGATGGAGGGCACCTACCGGCTGCCCGAGGCGCAGCTCGACCGGTTCCTGATGCGGATCGAGATCGGCTACCCCGACCACGACGCCGAGGTCCGGATCGTGCTCGGCGACACCGGCCGGATCGGTCCCGACTCGCTCAGCCCGGTCATCGACGTACCGGCGCTGCGCAACGCCATCGCCGCCGTCCGGTCCGTGCATGTGGACCCCGCGATCAGCTCGTACGCCGTGAAGCTCGCGTCAGCCACTCGCGAGCACACGGCCGTCCGGTACGGCGCCAGCCCCCGCGGCAGCATCGCGCTGGTCCGAGCTGCTCGCGCGTACGCGGCAACGGACGGCCGGGCGTTCACCACACCGGACGACGTCAAGCAGGTCGCGATGCCGGTCCTCGCCCACCGGCTGGTCCTCACCCCGGACGCGGAGCTGAGCCAGCGCCCGCCGTCCTCGGTCGTGGACGAAGTACTGGCTGCCACACCGGCCCCGACCGCGAGCGTCGGCAGCGCCTGA
- a CDS encoding fibronectin type III domain-containing protein, whose translation MSDVKPIWRARAALAAVVAVCMTATVIAVSGADASNAGMRFVQSGHLVYNSTLGKVFHIDGGTKSVDSEVDVPDASPGSPSAQSDQNGFVLADGRTIEWGKSDLKVLDPQRAPSTEKPVALEVAGVVYAVYRKSGTVVRLGGERAVMTTTGPLGQPVATSDGTVWVYGLESGQLCQAALQATRLTCTAKVPLGHAGMLTLVGNQPVFLDLDAKELRAVGPAGFGRQMSLDGAQLTPDSIVAANDVAGRVAILDPKKNLLQLVDTSPLTSGSTAKPPAKPTAVSLGTGKYDQIASSGTGLALIDTSGDGTVLTLDRDGKQQQTRKIPAASKQAPRAPGDRPRLSRGGDSRLYVDGVAGEHVMVVEGNGQVTEVATNGQTGKPAPKPGKPKPSQPVPPSSKPTQPVEPPNTSGPPAPPRTTETQGPGRPQNTGNPPGTGKPPGSGKPPGSGKPGGPAKTEKPEPPPPAKTVPPKPPAPPTITASRPGAPRSVSAKAANASASITWGAAAANGAAVTSYVVTWSGGSKTVSGSVRSATATGLTNGSSYSFSVRAVNRVGTGPAVSSARVTLGAAADAPAGLTAVQSSGAVTLSWRRPNLNGGTLVSYGISQNGNSKKSTGTSYRWSGLTNGKRYTFVVTTVTKTSDGRVLVGAGATISATPQAPGGNGTLRISKGTAVDSDPDVCQPGICFNIHIRATGLRPNTAYMFQGHTTNYGELHKEGPEELTSNSQGVIDVQKFYNDDTAGQVWVTATGPGIPAQSNVMDW comes from the coding sequence ATGAGCGACGTAAAGCCGATCTGGCGTGCGAGGGCCGCGTTGGCGGCGGTGGTGGCCGTCTGCATGACGGCGACCGTTATCGCGGTCTCCGGCGCCGATGCGTCGAACGCGGGGATGCGGTTCGTTCAGTCCGGCCACCTCGTCTACAACAGCACGCTGGGCAAGGTCTTCCACATCGACGGTGGCACGAAGAGCGTCGACAGCGAGGTCGACGTTCCCGATGCCTCGCCGGGCTCGCCGTCCGCGCAGTCCGACCAGAACGGCTTCGTACTCGCCGACGGCCGGACGATCGAGTGGGGAAAGTCGGACCTCAAGGTGCTCGACCCGCAACGGGCGCCGTCGACGGAGAAGCCGGTCGCCCTCGAGGTCGCCGGTGTGGTCTACGCGGTCTACCGCAAGTCCGGCACCGTCGTCCGGCTGGGTGGCGAGCGGGCCGTGATGACCACGACGGGCCCGCTCGGTCAGCCGGTGGCGACCTCGGACGGCACCGTCTGGGTGTACGGGCTCGAGTCCGGCCAGCTGTGCCAGGCAGCCCTGCAGGCCACTCGCCTGACCTGTACTGCGAAAGTCCCGCTCGGCCACGCGGGCATGCTGACCCTGGTCGGCAACCAGCCGGTGTTCCTCGACCTCGACGCCAAGGAGCTGCGAGCGGTCGGGCCGGCCGGGTTCGGTCGGCAGATGTCGCTGGACGGCGCGCAGCTGACGCCGGACTCGATCGTGGCTGCCAACGACGTGGCTGGACGGGTGGCGATCCTGGACCCGAAGAAGAACCTGCTGCAGCTCGTGGACACCTCACCGCTGACCAGCGGATCGACGGCGAAGCCCCCGGCCAAGCCGACGGCGGTCTCGCTCGGGACCGGCAAGTACGACCAGATCGCCTCCTCCGGTACGGGCCTGGCGCTGATCGACACCTCCGGCGACGGCACCGTGCTGACGCTGGACCGGGACGGCAAGCAGCAGCAGACCCGGAAGATCCCGGCAGCGTCGAAGCAGGCGCCGAGGGCACCGGGTGACCGGCCGCGGCTGTCCCGCGGTGGCGACTCGCGCTTGTACGTCGACGGCGTCGCCGGCGAACACGTGATGGTTGTCGAAGGCAACGGTCAGGTGACCGAGGTGGCGACGAACGGCCAGACCGGCAAGCCGGCGCCCAAACCGGGCAAACCGAAGCCGTCGCAGCCGGTACCTCCGTCCTCGAAGCCGACCCAGCCGGTCGAGCCGCCCAACACCAGCGGCCCGCCCGCACCACCACGGACCACCGAGACCCAAGGGCCCGGAAGGCCGCAGAACACCGGTAACCCGCCAGGGACCGGCAAGCCGCCGGGCAGCGGGAAGCCCCCGGGCAGCGGGAAGCCGGGCGGTCCGGCGAAGACGGAGAAGCCTGAGCCGCCACCGCCGGCGAAGACCGTCCCGCCGAAGCCGCCCGCGCCGCCGACCATCACGGCCAGCCGGCCCGGCGCGCCACGAAGCGTCTCGGCCAAGGCCGCCAACGCCTCCGCCTCGATCACGTGGGGTGCCGCGGCCGCGAACGGCGCCGCCGTCACCTCGTACGTCGTGACGTGGAGCGGTGGGAGTAAGACCGTCTCCGGCTCGGTCCGTAGCGCCACTGCGACCGGCCTGACCAACGGGTCGTCGTACAGCTTCTCCGTGCGCGCGGTGAACCGCGTCGGCACCGGCCCCGCGGTCTCGTCCGCACGCGTCACCCTCGGCGCTGCGGCGGACGCACCTGCCGGGCTGACGGCAGTACAGTCGTCCGGTGCTGTGACGTTGTCCTGGCGCCGGCCGAACCTCAACGGGGGAACGCTGGTGAGCTACGGGATCAGCCAGAACGGCAACTCCAAGAAGTCCACTGGGACGAGCTATCGGTGGAGTGGCCTGACCAACGGCAAGCGCTACACATTCGTAGTCACCACCGTCACCAAGACCTCCGACGGCCGGGTCCTGGTCGGCGCCGGCGCCACGATCAGCGCGACGCCGCAAGCTCCAGGTGGCAACGGCACCCTGAGGATCAGCAAGGGCACGGCCGTCGACAGCGACCCAGACGTCTGCCAGCCCGGCATCTGCTTCAACATCCACATCCGGGCCACCGGGCTGCGGCCGAACACCGCCTACATGTTCCAGGGGCACACCACGAACTACGGCGAACTGCACAAGGAAGGCCCCGAGGAGCTCACGTCGAACAGCCAAGGTGTGATCGACGTCCAGAAGTTCTACAACGACGACACCGCGGGACAGGTCTGGGTCACCGCCACTGGTCCGGGGATCCCGGCGCAATCGAACGTCATGGACTGGTGA
- a CDS encoding DUF58 domain-containing protein, whose amino-acid sequence MRLTGRGISVLVGSIALYVLGELGGYTFFRALGGIGIGALIAATLLTVRQPHVSVKRGLTPDRVERGRPALATLRVRNEGTRWQPAFAAHDSAGVERQQVRIRRLGPSGEATYRYELPTTRRGRIQVGPLTLERTDPLGLAVNRLATGEVATLWVHPKRHATRTVVAGRPRHHHVGRTADDSLRGSADLRDVRPYVVGDEVRHLHWKATARTGQLMVRDFVDPDQPRLTVLLDTRAEPLPEAMFEEGVEVAASILFAASMAGHRCRLITSAGADIAAPGGALASRQFLDELCIVEQKDDRDALLPRSLTTGASSGGAIVVVTGVRGTASDLAPLLVRYSSVTVLGLGPVHGVAPILGARVILAADAAEALQQWSGVIE is encoded by the coding sequence ATGCGGCTGACTGGACGTGGGATCTCGGTGCTGGTGGGGTCGATCGCGCTCTATGTGCTGGGCGAGCTCGGCGGCTACACCTTCTTCCGGGCGCTCGGTGGGATCGGTATCGGGGCGCTGATCGCCGCGACGCTGCTGACCGTGCGGCAGCCACATGTGTCCGTGAAGCGCGGGCTGACGCCTGATCGCGTCGAGCGTGGCCGGCCGGCGTTGGCGACCCTGCGGGTGCGCAATGAGGGCACCCGGTGGCAGCCGGCCTTCGCGGCACACGACTCCGCCGGGGTCGAGCGGCAGCAGGTGCGGATCCGTCGACTCGGGCCGTCCGGCGAAGCGACGTACCGGTATGAATTGCCGACGACTCGGCGTGGGCGGATCCAGGTGGGCCCGCTGACGCTCGAGCGCACGGACCCGCTCGGGCTGGCGGTGAACCGGCTGGCGACGGGTGAGGTGGCGACCCTGTGGGTGCATCCCAAGCGGCATGCGACCCGCACGGTTGTCGCCGGGCGGCCGCGGCACCACCACGTCGGCCGGACCGCCGACGACTCGCTGCGAGGCTCGGCCGACCTGCGCGATGTTCGCCCGTACGTCGTGGGCGATGAGGTACGGCACCTGCACTGGAAGGCGACCGCGCGCACTGGGCAACTGATGGTCCGCGACTTCGTCGATCCCGACCAGCCGCGGTTGACCGTCCTGCTCGATACCCGGGCGGAACCGTTGCCTGAGGCAATGTTTGAGGAAGGGGTCGAGGTGGCTGCGTCGATCTTGTTCGCCGCCTCGATGGCCGGGCACCGCTGCCGGTTGATCACCTCGGCCGGCGCCGACATCGCTGCGCCGGGTGGAGCACTGGCCTCGCGACAGTTCCTGGACGAGTTGTGCATCGTGGAGCAGAAGGATGATCGGGATGCCTTGCTGCCAAGGTCGTTGACCACCGGCGCCTCGAGCGGAGGTGCGATCGTCGTCGTCACCGGAGTCCGCGGGACGGCGAGTGATCTTGCGCCGTTGCTGGTTCGCTACAGCTCGGTGACGGTGCTCGGGCTCGGGCCTGTGCATGGAGTCGCGCCGATCCTTGGGGCGCGCGTCATCCTCGCCGCCGACGCGGCTGAAGCGTTGCAGCAGTGGAGTGGGGTGATCGAGTGA